In a genomic window of Prochlorococcus marinus subsp. marinus str. CCMP1375:
- the msrA gene encoding peptide-methionine (S)-S-oxide reductase MsrA: MFIFKPILRILYLTIICICLLLFVPQANALNDSAVFAGGCFWCLEHDFESLKGVLSVESGYTGGKTIKPTYKNHKGHQEAIKITFDPLEVSFEELLKTYWRNIDPYDGGGQFCDRGDSYRPVIFYKDNSQYDLANNSLINAAEELSASSNNLAVKIERLDEFWEAEDYHQDFAQRNSVKYKFYRYSCGRDQRLDEVWGVNAREGIKWLKKMP, translated from the coding sequence ATGTTTATTTTCAAGCCTATTTTAAGAATTTTATACCTTACTATAATTTGTATTTGTTTATTGCTGTTTGTTCCTCAAGCAAATGCTTTAAATGATAGCGCAGTGTTTGCTGGAGGATGCTTTTGGTGCTTAGAGCATGATTTTGAATCATTGAAAGGAGTTTTGTCTGTTGAAAGTGGTTATACTGGAGGAAAGACAATTAAACCTACTTATAAGAATCATAAAGGCCATCAAGAGGCTATTAAGATTACATTTGACCCTTTAGAAGTAAGTTTTGAGGAATTATTGAAAACTTACTGGAGGAATATCGACCCTTATGATGGTGGGGGGCAATTCTGTGATAGAGGCGACTCTTATAGACCAGTTATTTTTTATAAAGATAATTCTCAGTATGACTTAGCAAATAATAGTCTTATAAATGCAGCAGAGGAATTATCGGCTTCATCAAATAATTTAGCGGTTAAAATTGAGAGATTGGATGAATTTTGGGAGGCAGAAGATTATCATCAGGACTTTGCCCAAAGAAATTCTGTTAAATATAAGTTTTATCGTTATAGCTGTGGAAGAGATCAGCGTTTAGATGAGGTTTGGGGAGTTAATGCACGCGAAGGTATTAAATGGCTTAAAAAGATGCCTTGA
- the lpxA gene encoding acyl-ACP--UDP-N-acetylglucosamine O-acyltransferase, whose translation MIDSINSLKDQRPNSVEVHPSAFVDPKAELDKGVVVGAGAVIGPEVKIGSNTAIGPNVVLDGRVTIGTSNKIFPGACIGLEPQDLKYKGAPTEVVIGNNNTFRECVTVNRATNEGEQTKIGNESLLMAYTHIAHGCDVGNQVIISNSVQVAGEVVIEDMAVIGGSLGIHQFVHIGSLAMVGGMTRVDRDVPPYCLVEGHPGRIRGLNRVGIRRRGLHSDNPNEFSQLQEVWNLIFRSGHVYKNGLEIARERDLLHAANDLCSFLEASIEKGRRGPMPFLSAEKL comes from the coding sequence ATGATTGATAGTATTAATTCTCTAAAAGACCAGCGGCCTAACTCAGTAGAGGTTCATCCTTCAGCATTTGTCGATCCAAAGGCAGAGCTTGATAAAGGAGTTGTTGTAGGGGCTGGGGCAGTTATTGGTCCAGAAGTAAAAATAGGATCTAATACTGCAATTGGTCCCAATGTTGTTCTAGATGGAAGAGTGACAATAGGGACATCTAATAAGATCTTCCCTGGAGCTTGCATAGGTCTTGAACCTCAAGATTTAAAATATAAAGGTGCTCCAACTGAGGTCGTAATAGGTAATAACAATACTTTTAGGGAATGTGTAACTGTAAATCGAGCTACTAACGAAGGAGAACAAACTAAAATAGGAAATGAAAGTTTATTGATGGCTTATACACATATTGCACATGGATGTGATGTCGGTAATCAGGTAATTATTTCGAACAGTGTTCAGGTTGCCGGTGAAGTGGTTATTGAAGATATGGCAGTAATAGGAGGCTCTTTAGGTATTCATCAATTTGTTCATATTGGTTCTTTGGCGATGGTTGGTGGAATGACAAGGGTTGATAGAGATGTACCACCTTATTGTCTAGTTGAGGGGCACCCAGGGAGAATTCGTGGATTAAACCGTGTAGGGATTAGACGAAGAGGACTCCATAGTGATAATCCAAATGAATTTAGTCAGTTGCAAGAGGTTTGGAATTTAATTTTCAGATCGGGACACGTATATAAGAATGGTTTAGAGATCGCTAGGGAGAGAGATCTCCTTCATGCTGCGAATGATCTCTGCTCTTTTCTTGAAGCTTCCATTGAAAAAGGTCGTAGAGGACCTATGCCTTTTTTAAGTGCAGAAAAATTGTAA
- the lpxC gene encoding UDP-3-O-acyl-N-acetylglucosamine deacetylase: MLDLDGSSSLEWLPKNYEGAWTLGGAVRRRGVCLHSGQESEVTLLPYDDIGFHLSWVNRSEKPVRLNSNQVVHSELCTTLDLAFERLATVEHLLAALVGCGLTHVHIVVSGNEVPLLDGSAMGWVEAISEVGMIPLKDSSSLWPVLKNALVIHKGTSVITATPSDRVTLIGIIDFPYPAIGKQMFSLDLTPQSFLQDIAPARTFGFKDQIDHLREKGMIKGGGLDNSLVCDGKSWINPPLRFKDEPVRHKLLDLIGDLALVGLPKAQVLVYKGSHALHVELAKSISRECSLTKSCFD; the protein is encoded by the coding sequence ATGTTGGATTTGGATGGAAGTTCTAGTTTGGAATGGTTGCCTAAAAACTACGAAGGTGCATGGACCTTAGGAGGAGCTGTTAGGCGTAGAGGCGTTTGCTTACATAGTGGTCAAGAATCAGAAGTCACTCTTCTTCCTTATGACGATATTGGATTTCATCTTTCATGGGTCAATAGATCAGAAAAACCTGTAAGACTGAATTCCAATCAAGTTGTTCATAGCGAATTATGTACCACTCTGGATTTAGCTTTTGAAAGGCTTGCAACCGTTGAGCATCTTCTAGCAGCTTTAGTGGGATGTGGACTTACTCATGTGCATATAGTTGTTTCAGGAAATGAAGTCCCGCTTTTGGATGGATCTGCTATGGGCTGGGTCGAAGCTATATCGGAAGTAGGAATGATTCCATTGAAGGATTCATCTAGCCTCTGGCCTGTTCTTAAGAATGCGTTGGTAATTCATAAAGGCACTAGTGTTATAACTGCCACACCTTCTGATCGGGTTACGCTCATAGGAATAATTGATTTCCCCTATCCTGCTATTGGTAAACAGATGTTTTCTTTGGATTTAACTCCGCAATCTTTTCTTCAAGATATTGCTCCTGCAAGAACTTTTGGGTTTAAGGATCAAATCGATCATTTAAGGGAAAAGGGCATGATTAAAGGTGGTGGATTAGATAATTCCTTGGTTTGTGATGGCAAATCTTGGATTAATCCTCCCTTGAGATTCAAAGATGAGCCAGTTCGACATAAGCTACTTGACTTGATAGGTGACTTGGCTCTTGTTGGGTTGCCTAAAGCTCAGGTTTTGGTTTACAAAGGTTCTCATGCACTTCATGTTGAACTTGCTAAATCTATTTCCAGAGAGTGTTCTTTAACAAAATCTTGTTTTGACTAA
- a CDS encoding BamA/TamA family outer membrane protein has translation MDGFSTISSMRLFRRGAYVLALAFPLGGGAAKAEVNWEKVPNSKINLGEVVWSNVDNGKTQREIAKSNIKEDSVEKISQDKRTQENLDEIVESNIKEDSVEKISQDKKTEEDIVEITESSDKDDSVEKEAEAIRKNDNPVEITESNTKKDSIENDNEATLVLISEVVIKGLENHPDEDRLRYAAYDAMNIRPGSRVSRLQLKRDLNSIYATGWFSGLEIQPIDTPLGVQLSVNVQPNPIFTEVEIIPSNSLLTQSIIRDIFKTDFGKTLNLNVLKLRMNKLKDWYSKRGFSLARISGPNRITPKGKVQLKVQEGTISDVEVVFLDEEGNSIRENGKPVRGKTKRWVIDRELLSRPGLTFNRNDLESDIKRLYGLSLFSDIKVTLKPIVGEPGKITILLGITEQRTGSLTGGLGYSGAQGFFGSAGLQEKNLLGRSWSSDLNFTYGEYGALVTFSLADPWIKGNKYKKSFRTSLFLSRDVPQEFRSSEGGNIAGVSDYYQVPGSSETSKVYDIDYAHSGINAAAFSSVPAAKSSDSNTSWFDYEGDSVLLKRSGAKFSFSRPLNGGDPFKKSPWAVLWGMDFQKIRPIDYSSKDRPYGAVSANYTNNSASNKDVICIAFNCAKENTLFGVRGAMTYNKLDNPRNPTSGNYLSLGSEQYVSIGENSPTFNRAKASYSYFIPIKWLKLHKGCRPKSGEKASCPQTLAFQLKAGTVVGDLPPYEAFCLGGSRSIRGWSSCDLAVSRAFGEASAEYRVPIWRMISGNVFIDGGTDLNTQKNVPGNPGKLLGKQGSGFSIGSGLSFNTPVGPLRIEAASKDLEGDWRYNVGFGWKF, from the coding sequence ATGGACGGATTTTCTACCATCAGCTCAATGAGATTATTTCGCAGAGGGGCATATGTCTTGGCTTTAGCCTTTCCTTTAGGTGGAGGAGCAGCAAAGGCAGAAGTTAATTGGGAAAAGGTCCCTAATTCTAAAATCAATTTAGGTGAGGTTGTATGGTCGAATGTGGATAACGGAAAGACTCAGAGAGAAATCGCAAAATCAAATATCAAAGAAGATTCTGTAGAGAAGATATCTCAAGACAAAAGAACACAGGAAAATCTCGATGAGATTGTAGAGTCAAATATCAAAGAAGATTCTGTAGAGAAGATATCTCAAGACAAAAAAACAGAGGAAGATATAGTCGAGATTACTGAGTCAAGTGATAAAGACGATTCTGTAGAGAAGGAAGCTGAAGCTATAAGAAAAAATGATAATCCAGTCGAAATTACAGAATCAAATACCAAGAAAGATTCAATAGAAAATGATAATGAAGCTACTTTAGTTTTAATTTCAGAAGTTGTTATTAAAGGACTTGAAAACCATCCCGATGAAGACCGTTTAAGATATGCAGCTTATGACGCTATGAACATTAGGCCAGGGAGCAGGGTTAGTAGATTGCAATTAAAAAGAGATTTAAATTCTATTTATGCTACAGGTTGGTTCTCGGGTTTAGAGATACAGCCAATTGATACACCATTAGGAGTACAGCTTTCAGTTAATGTCCAGCCTAATCCTATATTTACAGAAGTAGAAATTATACCTAGCAACTCTCTTTTAACTCAATCAATTATTAGGGATATTTTTAAAACTGATTTTGGAAAGACTTTGAATTTGAATGTACTAAAGTTGCGAATGAATAAATTGAAGGATTGGTACTCAAAAAGAGGATTTTCTTTGGCAAGAATTTCAGGACCAAACCGAATTACTCCTAAAGGTAAAGTACAATTAAAAGTTCAAGAAGGTACTATCTCAGATGTAGAAGTAGTTTTTCTTGATGAGGAAGGTAATTCAATTAGGGAAAATGGTAAGCCAGTTAGGGGTAAAACTAAACGTTGGGTAATTGATAGAGAATTATTGAGTCGGCCAGGGTTAACATTTAATAGAAATGATTTAGAAAGTGATATTAAAAGATTATATGGACTTTCATTATTTAGCGATATAAAAGTTACTCTAAAACCAATAGTTGGTGAGCCTGGTAAAATAACAATACTATTGGGTATTACTGAACAAAGAACAGGTTCTCTTACAGGAGGCCTTGGCTATAGTGGTGCGCAAGGATTTTTTGGCTCAGCTGGCCTCCAAGAGAAGAATTTGCTAGGTAGATCTTGGTCAAGTGATTTAAACTTTACTTATGGAGAATATGGCGCACTAGTTACTTTCTCTTTAGCTGATCCTTGGATTAAAGGAAATAAATATAAGAAATCTTTTCGGACCTCATTATTTCTTAGCAGGGATGTGCCTCAGGAATTTAGGAGTTCAGAAGGCGGGAATATTGCTGGTGTAAGTGATTATTATCAAGTCCCTGGATCTAGTGAAACATCAAAGGTTTATGATATTGATTATGCTCATAGTGGTATAAATGCAGCTGCATTTAGTTCAGTTCCAGCTGCAAAATCTTCTGATTCAAATACAAGTTGGTTTGATTATGAAGGGGATTCGGTTCTTCTAAAAAGAAGTGGTGCAAAGTTTTCTTTTTCAAGACCTTTAAATGGTGGTGACCCCTTTAAGAAATCACCTTGGGCTGTTTTATGGGGAATGGATTTCCAAAAAATTAGGCCAATTGATTATTCCTCTAAAGATAGGCCTTATGGTGCTGTAAGTGCTAATTATACAAATAATTCTGCATCCAATAAAGATGTAATTTGCATAGCATTTAATTGTGCTAAGGAAAATACTTTATTTGGTGTTAGAGGGGCAATGACATACAATAAATTAGATAATCCGAGAAATCCTACATCTGGAAATTACTTAAGCTTAGGATCTGAACAATACGTTTCTATTGGAGAAAACTCTCCAACATTTAATCGAGCAAAAGCTAGTTATTCATATTTTATACCAATTAAATGGCTTAAATTACATAAAGGCTGTAGACCAAAGTCTGGAGAAAAAGCCTCCTGCCCTCAAACTCTTGCTTTTCAGCTTAAAGCAGGAACAGTTGTTGGGGATTTACCGCCTTATGAGGCTTTTTGTCTAGGTGGATCTAGATCGATTAGAGGTTGGAGTTCATGCGATTTGGCTGTTTCGAGAGCTTTTGGAGAAGCTTCTGCTGAATATAGAGTGCCTATATGGAGAATGATTTCAGGGAATGTATTTATTGATGGGGGAACAGATTTAAATACTCAAAAAAATGTTCCTGGTAATCCAGGGAAGCTTCTGGGCAAGCAAGGCTCAGGATTCTCGATTGGTAGTGGATTGTCCTTTAACACTCCCGTAGGTCCATTGCGAATAGAGGCTGCAAGTAAGGACTTGGAAGGAGATTGGAGATATAATGTTGGATTTGGATGGAAGTTCTAG
- a CDS encoding leucyl aminopeptidase codes for MQISLYQKNLADWTGSIIAVGLLEGQIQEQLSLLEEICDYDSLLTHVEEKDFSAKAGELIKLEILGKSLEKIILIGLGKPEALSIDDLREGAALASRASIGSKGKIGILFPWEPFNPISASKAVAEAMRLSIFKDLRFQSEPKPQNNPQSIDLIGLPESNHNIIKEVDPICSGVELARELVAAPPNELTPAALAEKAVEIAKKFKWNYKILNRKECEKEGMGAYLAVSQGSDLEPQFIHLTYKPNGQIKRRIAMVGKGLTFDSGGYNLKVGASQIEMMKYDMGGSAAVIGAARAIGELAPVDTEVHFIVAACENMVNGSAVHPGDIIKASNGTTIEINNTDAEGRLTLADALIYACKLEPDAIVDLATLTGACVIALGEEIAGLWVESDELANELKDASSACGEKLWRMPLQASYKEGLKSMLADIKNTGPRSGGSITAALFLKEFISNGIKWAHIDIAGTCWTDKDRGIDPAGATGFGVRTLVNWACKSNPDIEK; via the coding sequence ATGCAAATCTCTTTATATCAAAAAAATCTAGCTGATTGGACAGGTTCAATAATCGCAGTTGGTCTCCTAGAAGGTCAAATTCAAGAGCAACTATCTCTTTTAGAAGAAATTTGCGACTACGATTCACTTCTCACACATGTAGAAGAAAAAGATTTTTCTGCCAAGGCTGGTGAACTCATAAAATTAGAAATTTTAGGCAAATCTCTTGAAAAGATTATTTTGATTGGCCTAGGAAAACCTGAGGCACTTTCAATTGATGATCTGCGTGAAGGTGCTGCTCTTGCCTCAAGAGCAAGCATTGGCTCCAAAGGGAAAATTGGAATCCTTTTCCCTTGGGAGCCATTTAATCCTATTAGTGCTTCTAAAGCAGTGGCTGAGGCAATGAGATTATCCATATTCAAAGATCTTCGTTTTCAAAGTGAACCAAAACCACAAAACAACCCACAATCAATTGACTTAATCGGGCTTCCTGAAAGTAATCACAACATCATCAAAGAAGTTGATCCAATTTGTTCTGGAGTAGAGCTTGCAAGAGAACTTGTAGCAGCCCCGCCAAACGAATTAACACCTGCTGCATTAGCAGAAAAAGCAGTTGAAATTGCAAAGAAGTTTAAATGGAATTACAAAATCCTGAATAGAAAAGAATGTGAAAAAGAAGGGATGGGAGCTTATCTAGCAGTCTCTCAAGGTTCTGATCTTGAGCCACAATTTATTCATCTCACCTACAAGCCAAATGGGCAGATAAAACGTCGAATAGCAATGGTAGGGAAAGGCTTAACTTTTGATTCAGGAGGATACAACCTCAAAGTTGGTGCCTCTCAAATAGAAATGATGAAATACGATATGGGAGGGAGTGCTGCGGTAATTGGCGCTGCTCGAGCAATAGGGGAATTGGCTCCAGTTGATACAGAAGTTCATTTCATTGTTGCGGCTTGTGAAAATATGGTTAATGGTTCAGCTGTGCATCCTGGAGATATCATCAAAGCCTCTAACGGAACCACTATAGAAATCAATAATACTGATGCAGAAGGAAGACTAACTCTTGCTGATGCACTGATTTACGCATGTAAGCTTGAGCCTGATGCAATAGTAGATTTAGCAACATTAACTGGTGCTTGCGTAATTGCACTTGGCGAAGAAATTGCGGGGTTATGGGTGGAAAGCGATGAACTTGCGAACGAATTAAAAGACGCCTCGAGTGCATGCGGCGAAAAGCTTTGGCGAATGCCTCTCCAAGCGTCCTATAAAGAAGGTCTTAAATCCATGCTTGCTGATATCAAAAACACTGGGCCTAGATCTGGGGGATCAATAACAGCAGCTCTCTTTTTAAAAGAATTTATTAGCAATGGGATCAAATGGGCTCATATTGATATTGCAGGGACATGTTGGACTGATAAAGATAGAGGCATTGATCCTGCAGGAGCAACTGGCTTTGGTGTACGTACGTTAGTCAATTGGGCCTGTAAATCGAACCCAGATATAGAAAAATAA
- the pyrF gene encoding orotidine-5'-phosphate decarboxylase, with product MTLSFKPEDKLILALDGMSGAEVFMLIEKLPNLIWVKVGLELFTLLGPQIINQLRDRGKKVFLDLKFHDIPTTMGRACYQAAKTGAELITVHACAGKKGIEEANKSAVKGAKEVGLPPPSLLAVTVLTSWGSKDFVQELGIQQSLDQRVSLLANLASSAGIQGCICSPLEVMKLRKDFPEPFQLITPGIRSCGENINDQNRIMTPLEAIDAGSSKLVIGREVTSSENPSDAFNRICSQLI from the coding sequence ATGACTCTTTCTTTTAAGCCTGAAGATAAATTAATTCTTGCTCTTGATGGCATGAGTGGAGCTGAAGTGTTTATGTTGATAGAAAAATTACCTAATTTGATTTGGGTCAAAGTAGGTTTGGAATTGTTTACTTTGCTAGGCCCTCAAATCATTAATCAGCTTAGAGATCGAGGAAAGAAGGTTTTTTTAGATCTTAAATTTCATGATATTCCTACTACTATGGGACGTGCTTGTTATCAAGCTGCAAAGACTGGTGCGGAATTGATCACAGTTCATGCATGTGCAGGGAAAAAAGGTATTGAAGAGGCTAATAAATCCGCAGTTAAAGGAGCTAAAGAAGTAGGTTTGCCTCCCCCTAGTCTTTTGGCGGTTACTGTTTTAACAAGTTGGGGATCAAAAGATTTTGTTCAAGAGCTTGGGATCCAACAATCTTTGGATCAAAGAGTCTCTTTGTTAGCGAATTTAGCTTCTTCAGCAGGTATTCAAGGTTGCATATGTTCCCCTTTAGAAGTAATGAAACTGCGAAAAGATTTTCCCGAACCTTTTCAATTAATTACTCCGGGCATTCGTTCTTGCGGAGAGAATATTAATGATCAGAATAGGATTATGACTCCTTTAGAGGCAATTGATGCAGGCTCCTCTAAGTTAGTTATAGGTAGAGAAGTTACTAGTTCAGAAAACCCTTCAGATGCTTTTAATAGAATTTGTTCTCAATTAATTTGA
- the tyrS gene encoding tyrosine--tRNA ligase produces MLEQLTSLPDWLARGVADLFPLATNNSEKDQSLLLRLSQASRSNVPLRVKLGIDPTGSEIHLGHSIIFRKLRAFQDAGHTAILIIGDFTARIGDPTGKSKTRVQLSPEEVEKNSENYLNQLGKGQSKETSLLDFETEGRLEVRRNSEWLEGFDMVQIIDLLSKSTVGQMLAKEEFANRYTSGTSIALHEFLYPLFQGYDSVAVQADVELGGVDQKFNVAMGRDMQRHFSQKPQFGLLLPILVGLDGVQKMSKSLGNTVGLAEDALSMYSKLEKVPDSQVNNYLTLLTDCEIRDLTLNARELQKFMALNVTAQFHGLSVAKIAQKDASKIVSGLKETVEDVPVLSVSNVNFPTKAFHLLSSIGLCSSSSNARRQIQGGALRIDGKKILDPNFEFVDQKDIVGKILQLGKKTFRRISN; encoded by the coding sequence ATGCTTGAGCAGCTCACTTCTCTGCCAGACTGGCTTGCAAGGGGGGTAGCTGATTTATTCCCATTAGCGACTAATAACTCTGAAAAAGACCAGAGCCTTCTTCTAAGACTTTCACAGGCTTCAAGGAGTAATGTTCCGTTGAGAGTAAAGCTAGGTATAGATCCTACTGGTTCAGAAATTCACTTGGGGCACAGTATTATTTTTAGAAAACTTAGAGCTTTTCAGGATGCTGGTCATACGGCTATTTTAATAATAGGTGATTTCACTGCACGAATAGGTGATCCAACTGGTAAAAGTAAAACGCGTGTTCAATTATCTCCTGAAGAAGTAGAGAAAAATTCAGAAAATTATCTTAATCAATTGGGTAAAGGACAATCAAAAGAGACATCTCTGTTGGATTTTGAAACTGAGGGACGTTTAGAAGTAAGAAGAAATAGTGAATGGTTAGAAGGTTTTGACATGGTTCAAATTATTGATCTCCTTAGCAAATCAACTGTTGGCCAAATGCTTGCAAAGGAAGAATTTGCTAATCGTTATACATCGGGCACCTCAATTGCTTTGCATGAATTTTTATATCCTTTATTTCAAGGATATGATTCTGTTGCTGTTCAAGCAGATGTAGAGCTTGGAGGAGTCGATCAAAAATTTAATGTAGCGATGGGGAGAGATATGCAGCGTCACTTTTCCCAGAAGCCACAATTTGGGTTGTTATTGCCAATTCTTGTTGGCTTAGATGGAGTTCAGAAGATGAGTAAAAGTCTTGGCAATACTGTAGGGCTTGCTGAGGATGCTCTTTCAATGTATTCCAAGTTAGAAAAGGTTCCTGATAGTCAAGTGAACAACTATTTGACCTTGCTAACTGATTGTGAGATCAGAGACTTAACACTTAACGCTAGAGAACTTCAAAAATTTATGGCTTTGAATGTAACTGCTCAATTTCATGGTTTATCTGTAGCAAAAATTGCACAGAAAGATGCTTCTAAGATTGTTTCAGGGTTAAAAGAAACAGTCGAAGATGTACCTGTCTTATCTGTATCGAATGTCAATTTCCCAACTAAGGCGTTTCATTTGCTTAGCTCAATTGGTTTGTGTTCAAGTAGCAGTAATGCTAGAAGGCAAATTCAAGGAGGAGCTCTTCGAATTGATGGTAAGAAAATCCTCGATCCAAACTTTGAATTCGTTGATCAGAAAGATATTGTCGGAAAGATATTGCAATTAGGAAAAAAGACTTTTAGACGGATTTCTAATTAA
- a CDS encoding DUF1825 family protein, whose amino-acid sequence MAFFESEIVQEEARSLFSDYQNLMKLGGDYGKFDREGKKMFIGKMESLMERYKVFMKRFELSEDFQAKMTVEQLKTQLGQFGMTPDQMFEQMNLTLDRMKSQLDDS is encoded by the coding sequence ATGGCATTTTTTGAATCTGAGATAGTACAGGAAGAGGCAAGAAGTCTTTTCTCTGATTATCAGAACCTTATGAAATTGGGAGGTGATTATGGAAAGTTTGACCGTGAAGGAAAAAAAATGTTTATTGGCAAAATGGAGTCTTTAATGGAACGCTATAAGGTTTTTATGAAGCGATTTGAACTTTCTGAGGATTTCCAGGCAAAAATGACTGTCGAACAATTAAAAACACAATTGGGCCAATTTGGTATGACTCCTGATCAAATGTTTGAGCAAATGAATTTAACTTTGGATAGGATGAAATCTCAACTTGATGACTCATAG
- the lpxB gene encoding lipid-A-disaccharide synthase, whose product MRLLISTGEVSGDLQGSFLVKALIKESKRRSIPLKIIALGGSRMQDAGAELITNTSSIGAIGFWEVLPYLIPTLKAQFRVDRLLVEQPPDALVLIDYMGPNIRLGNKARKLLPSLPIIYYIAPQEWAWRLGDSGSTDLIGFSTKILAIFKKEADFYSSRGGKVSWVGHPMLDNLKELPQRDEACQKLGLDPSCKFLLVLPASRSQELRYLLPTLLKAAALIQANDPSLVVLLPAGQESFEPYLEQALSDFGVIGKVFPAKDTDRLKSYIFQVSDLALAKSGTINMELALHLVPQIVGYKVSRVTAFIAKRFLNFSVDHISPVNLLLNERLVPELVQKEFTANSIVKAAIPLLKNSIERSRMLKGYHKLRENLGENGVTDRAANEILDSFI is encoded by the coding sequence ATGCGCTTGTTAATAAGTACTGGAGAAGTCTCTGGTGATCTGCAGGGAAGTTTCTTGGTCAAGGCTTTAATAAAGGAATCAAAGAGACGATCAATACCATTGAAGATTATTGCGCTTGGGGGTTCCCGAATGCAAGATGCGGGGGCAGAGCTTATTACAAATACCTCTTCCATAGGAGCAATTGGGTTTTGGGAAGTTTTGCCTTATTTAATTCCTACTCTAAAAGCACAATTTAGAGTTGATCGCCTATTAGTCGAACAACCACCAGATGCTCTTGTTTTGATTGATTACATGGGTCCAAATATCAGACTAGGGAATAAAGCGCGCAAACTTCTTCCTTCTCTCCCAATTATTTATTATATTGCTCCTCAAGAATGGGCATGGAGATTGGGTGATAGTGGATCAACCGATTTGATTGGCTTTAGCACTAAAATACTGGCAATTTTTAAGAAAGAAGCCGATTTTTATTCTTCTAGAGGGGGGAAGGTTAGTTGGGTAGGGCACCCAATGCTAGACAATTTAAAAGAATTACCTCAACGAGATGAGGCATGCCAAAAATTAGGATTGGACCCTAGCTGTAAGTTCTTATTAGTTTTACCTGCTTCTAGATCTCAGGAACTTAGATATTTACTGCCAACACTTCTTAAAGCGGCTGCTTTAATACAAGCAAATGATCCTTCCCTTGTTGTTCTTTTACCTGCTGGACAAGAGAGCTTTGAGCCATATCTTGAACAAGCTTTAAGTGATTTTGGAGTAATTGGCAAGGTTTTTCCTGCAAAAGATACTGATAGATTAAAGTCATATATTTTTCAGGTTTCAGATCTTGCTTTGGCTAAGTCAGGCACTATTAATATGGAATTAGCTTTACACTTAGTACCACAAATTGTAGGTTATAAAGTAAGTAGAGTGACAGCATTTATAGCGAAAAGATTTTTAAACTTTTCTGTTGATCATATATCTCCAGTGAATCTTTTGCTAAATGAAAGATTAGTTCCTGAGCTTGTTCAAAAAGAATTCACAGCTAATTCAATTGTCAAGGCTGCGATCCCTTTGTTAAAGAATAGTATTGAACGCTCTAGAATGCTTAAAGGTTATCATAAACTAAGAGAAAATTTAGGTGAAAATGGAGTCACAGATAGAGCGGCCAATGAAATTTTAGATTCATTTATATAA
- the fabZ gene encoding 3-hydroxyacyl-ACP dehydratase FabZ, protein MTNSPSSPVVLTNEEIMGLLPHRYPFALVDRVVEYEPGKSATGIKNVTINEPHFQGHFPGRPLMPGVLIVEAMAQVGGLIVKQIPDLPKGLFVFAGIDSVRFRRPVVPGDQLLINCELISIKRQRFGKVKGEAKVDGNLVCSGELMFSLVD, encoded by the coding sequence TTGACTAATTCCCCTTCTAGCCCTGTTGTTTTAACAAATGAGGAGATAATGGGACTTTTGCCTCATAGATATCCTTTTGCATTAGTCGACCGTGTTGTGGAATATGAACCGGGTAAAAGTGCTACTGGTATAAAGAATGTCACGATTAATGAGCCTCATTTTCAAGGGCATTTCCCAGGAAGACCATTGATGCCTGGTGTTTTAATCGTTGAGGCCATGGCTCAAGTTGGTGGATTAATTGTCAAGCAGATACCTGATTTACCTAAAGGGCTTTTTGTTTTTGCAGGAATAGATAGTGTTCGATTTCGTCGTCCAGTAGTGCCTGGCGATCAATTGCTAATAAATTGTGAATTAATAAGTATCAAAAGACAACGCTTTGGAAAAGTTAAGGGAGAGGCCAAAGTTGATGGCAATTTAGTTTGTTCAGGTGAATTGATGTTTTCTTTAGTGGATTAA